A single window of Flavobacterium sp. 140616W15 DNA harbors:
- a CDS encoding alpha/beta hydrolase → MRMPYFYLLFIFSFISNSITAQEVKTLTYFQNDSIKLDLDLYLPKKSNKKTPLVIFAHGGGFSGGDRFGERNFATSLAKKGIAVASISYTLYMKDKDFGCTSPLSEKIKTIQIAVSDTWQATSYLIRNKNTYNIDDSKIFIAGISAGGEIAFHASFWDYKSMNLYSNNLPEKFKYKGLIGGSGAIINVDLITSENAIPMLLSHGSEDSTVPYATGSHRSCPTDSKGFMILSGSYSVYNRMISLKKDIELITSSGAEHEFCGYLFREEPDYVLDFIDNVIAKRKFESHIIIPAEKKI, encoded by the coding sequence ATGAGAATGCCTTATTTCTACTTACTATTTATTTTTTCTTTTATTTCAAATTCTATTACAGCACAAGAAGTCAAGACCTTAACCTATTTCCAGAATGACTCAATTAAACTAGATCTTGATTTATATTTACCTAAAAAATCTAACAAAAAAACACCTCTTGTAATTTTTGCTCATGGTGGCGGTTTTTCAGGTGGAGATCGTTTTGGCGAAAGAAATTTTGCCACTAGTCTTGCTAAAAAAGGAATTGCCGTAGCGAGTATCTCATACACGCTTTACATGAAGGACAAAGATTTTGGATGCACCTCACCTTTGTCTGAAAAAATTAAAACCATACAAATTGCTGTTAGTGATACATGGCAAGCAACTTCTTATTTAATTAGAAACAAAAACACTTACAATATTGATGATTCGAAAATATTTATTGCAGGAATTAGTGCCGGTGGTGAAATTGCGTTTCATGCTTCTTTTTGGGACTACAAATCAATGAATTTGTATTCTAATAATTTACCAGAAAAATTTAAATACAAAGGCCTTATCGGAGGTTCTGGAGCGATTATAAATGTAGATTTAATTACTTCTGAAAATGCTATTCCGATGTTACTTTCGCATGGAAGCGAAGACTCAACTGTTCCTTATGCTACGGGATCACATCGCTCCTGCCCTACAGACTCGAAGGGCTTCATGATACTTTCTGGTTCTTATTCGGTTTACAATCGTATGATTTCATTAAAAAAAGATATCGAACTAATTACTTCTTCTGGAGCCGAACATGAATTTTGTGGCTATTTATTTAGAGAAGAACCTGATTATGTTCTGGACTTTATAGATAATGTTATTGCAAAAAGAAAATTCGAATCGCATATTATTATTCCTGCCGAGAAAAAGATTTAA
- a CDS encoding AAA family ATPase has translation MQKEIIVIIGGPGTGKSTIIDGLVADGYCCYPEISRQVTLEAQKEGIEQLFLEKPLLFSEKLLEGRIKQFENAKAEPAEVVFIDRGIPDVVAYMDYIGDNYPEHFKEACEVCKYSKIFLLPPWEEIYKSDGERYENFEQAKTIYNHLVETYKKYGYELIEVPKDTVTNRILYILDKI, from the coding sequence GTGCAGAAAGAAATTATTGTTATTATTGGTGGCCCAGGTACGGGAAAGTCTACAATTATTGATGGTTTAGTAGCCGATGGATATTGCTGTTATCCCGAAATTTCTAGACAAGTAACCCTTGAGGCTCAAAAAGAAGGAATCGAACAACTGTTTCTTGAAAAACCCTTGTTATTTAGTGAAAAGCTACTGGAGGGAAGGATAAAACAATTCGAAAATGCTAAAGCAGAACCAGCGGAAGTAGTTTTTATTGATAGAGGAATTCCTGATGTTGTGGCTTATATGGACTACATAGGCGATAATTACCCTGAACATTTTAAAGAAGCATGCGAAGTTTGCAAATATTCTAAAATTTTTCTACTTCCGCCTTGGGAAGAAATCTACAAGAGTGACGGTGAACGTTACGAAAACTTCGAACAAGCAAAAACGATCTACAATCATCTAGTGGAAACGTACAAAAAATATGGCTACGAACTAATTGAAGTTCCTAAAGACACAGTAACTAACCGAATTCTTTATATCTTAGATAAAATTTAG
- a CDS encoding ATP-dependent DNA helicase RecQ, translating into MHEALAILQKYWKHDRFRPLQNEIIDSVLEGQDTFALLPTGGGKSICFQVPSMMKEGICLVISPLIALMKDQVANLQKRDIKAIALTGGINTEEIINLLDNCQFGNYKFLYLSPERLQSDWILDRVKNLPINFIAIDEAHCVSQWGHDFRPAYLKISELKKFFPKIPFLALTATATPRVIEDIKTELGLKDTKLFQQSFARENIAYMVFEVEDKLYRTEQILKKNPQPSIIYVRNRKSCLTISAQLESLGFKATYYHGGLTTKEKDKNMQLWMTEKAQVIVATNAFGMGIDKPNVKTVIHTQLPENIENYYQESGRAGRNGEKSFSVLLTSASDTANAESQFIQNLADKKFLTAMYIKLCNYFRIAYGEGIDEEFSFNLNRFCHKYDFPTLKTYNALQFLDRQGIITLSQGFSEKITMQFLIESKEVIRYISMNPNDEEIILAILRTYPGIYEMKTPFNLQLIAKKSSSSEAEVHTVLQKLKEKEIIEYNSKNNDATILFNEIREDALTINRIAKYLEKQNNLKKDQLKSVLDYVNEHKTCKSKLILEYFGEKTTTDCGICSYCITKKAKKSKNSIAQDILDLLKNEELSSRDIQTRTNSTADDVVHTLQELLEENHIIIKPNNKYTLKS; encoded by the coding sequence ATGCACGAAGCATTAGCAATTCTTCAAAAATACTGGAAACATGATCGTTTCCGTCCTTTACAAAACGAAATCATCGATTCCGTTTTAGAAGGGCAAGATACTTTTGCCTTATTACCAACGGGTGGAGGAAAATCAATTTGTTTTCAGGTTCCATCAATGATGAAAGAAGGAATCTGCCTTGTGATTTCGCCTTTGATTGCCTTAATGAAAGATCAGGTTGCTAATTTGCAAAAACGCGACATTAAAGCAATTGCTCTTACCGGTGGAATTAATACGGAAGAAATTATTAATCTTCTGGACAATTGCCAGTTTGGGAATTATAAATTCCTTTACTTATCTCCTGAACGACTTCAATCGGACTGGATTCTTGATCGTGTAAAGAACTTACCTATAAATTTTATTGCCATAGATGAGGCACATTGTGTTTCGCAATGGGGGCACGACTTCCGACCTGCTTATCTTAAAATTTCTGAACTTAAAAAATTTTTCCCTAAGATTCCTTTTCTAGCTTTGACCGCTACAGCAACTCCAAGAGTTATAGAAGATATCAAAACTGAATTGGGATTAAAAGATACAAAACTTTTCCAGCAATCATTTGCCAGAGAAAACATAGCCTACATGGTTTTTGAAGTTGAAGACAAGCTATATAGAACAGAACAGATTTTAAAAAAAAATCCACAACCTTCTATTATATATGTACGCAATCGAAAATCTTGTCTAACTATTTCGGCTCAATTAGAATCTTTAGGATTTAAGGCTACTTACTATCACGGTGGTCTTACTACTAAAGAAAAAGATAAAAACATGCAATTGTGGATGACTGAAAAGGCGCAAGTTATTGTTGCCACTAATGCATTTGGAATGGGAATTGACAAACCCAATGTTAAAACTGTAATTCACACTCAATTACCCGAAAATATAGAAAACTATTATCAGGAATCTGGGCGTGCTGGGCGTAATGGAGAAAAATCTTTCTCAGTTTTACTTACCAGTGCTTCTGATACTGCTAATGCCGAAAGTCAGTTTATTCAAAATTTGGCCGACAAAAAGTTTTTAACTGCGATGTATATTAAACTTTGTAATTATTTCCGAATTGCCTACGGTGAAGGAATCGATGAAGAGTTTTCTTTTAATCTGAATCGTTTTTGTCATAAATACGATTTTCCCACTTTAAAAACTTACAATGCATTACAGTTTTTAGACAGACAAGGCATCATTACTTTATCACAAGGTTTTTCTGAAAAAATAACCATGCAATTTCTAATAGAGTCTAAAGAAGTTATTCGATATATAAGTATGAATCCAAATGACGAGGAAATTATTCTCGCCATTTTACGAACTTATCCTGGCATCTATGAAATGAAGACTCCATTTAACCTTCAACTTATTGCCAAAAAATCCAGCAGTTCAGAAGCTGAAGTACATACCGTTTTGCAAAAACTAAAAGAAAAAGAAATTATAGAATATAATAGCAAGAACAACGATGCGACTATATTATTTAATGAAATTCGCGAGGATGCACTCACAATTAATAGAATTGCAAAATATCTTGAAAAACAAAACAATCTGAAAAAAGACCAACTAAAATCGGTTTTGGATTACGTTAATGAACATAAAACATGTAAAAGCAAACTGATTCTAGAGTATTTTGGAGAAAAAACAACTACTGATTGTGGTATTTGCTCCTATTGCATTACCAAGAAAGCCAAAAAATCAAAAAACTCTATTGCA